In the genome of Candidatus Desulfofervidus auxilii, the window AAATTATTTTCTATATGTATTCTTTTGCCAAATTCATTTTCTTCTGCTCTTATATCTTTTTTAGCAGGCATTCCAAAAAGAATTGGTTATGACACAGATGGAAGGAGGCTATTTTTAACAAAATCATATCCTGCTCCAAAAGGCATTCATCAAATTGATTATTTTCTCCATCTAATTAAATGTTTAGGATATAATCCAAAACCATTTACTCCTAATTTAAAACCACTACCTGAAGGGGAAAAAGAAAAAGAATTATTAAGGAAAAAATATGGATGGGGAAAGGAATATGTTATTTTTGCACCAGGTGCAGCTTATGGTTTAGCTAAATGTTGGCCACCAATTTATTTTGCAAAATTGGCAGAAAAGATTAAAAAAACAGGCAGAGAAATTATTTTAGTAGGAAGCAAAAAGGACAAAAATGTTACTTCACTTATTTTAAGTTATTTAAGAAATCAAAAAGGCATTTATGATATTACTGGAAAAACAACACTTGCTGGTATTATAAGCATTATAAAAGAAGCTAGTATAGTGATAAGTAACGATTCAGGTCTTATGCATTTAACTGCTGCTTTAAGATGTCCCCAAATTGCCATTTTTGGTCCAACCTCTCCTGCACGCACTAGTCCTTATGGTAACACTACATACATTATTCACCATCCTGTTCCTTGTAGTCCTTGTACTTATCGCCAATGCCCTAAGGATCACATTTGCATGAAACAGATTAGCGTAGATGAGGTATTTAATATTTATCAAAAAATTAAAACTCATAGCTATAATACACCTTAATTCCTTTCTTTCTAGCATACTCATCAACATTTGGCTCACTTATCATGTAAGTTACTATTAATGGAAATATCCTTTCAAACACACCTTCAAGTTTTTTGAGTTTTTTCTTTATGAATTTATTAATATCATTTTTTGAAAGCTGTGCTTTTCCTTCACCAATAATAGTAAATCTTTCACCATCCTTTACAGCTTCACCTATTATGTTTACTTCAATGGGTTTACCATCTTTATCAGTTACATAAGTTCTTTTAAGTTTCCCTATAATCTCAAGACCAAAG includes:
- the waaF gene encoding lipopolysaccharide heptosyltransferase II, translating into MDNKKIGILVRSPNWLGDAVMCLPFLENLRVIYPDAWIGIWCYSNLKDLFKAYQGVDEIIILPKNKFFILKQRSKLKKLFSICILLPNSFSSALISFLAGIPKRIGYDTDGRRLFLTKSYPAPKGIHQIDYFLHLIKCLGYNPKPFTPNLKPLPEGEKEKELLRKKYGWGKEYVIFAPGAAYGLAKCWPPIYFAKLAEKIKKTGREIILVGSKKDKNVTSLILSYLRNQKGIYDITGKTTLAGIISIIKEASIVISNDSGLMHLTAALRCPQIAIFGPTSPARTSPYGNTTYIIHHPVPCSPCTYRQCPKDHICMKQISVDEVFNIYQKIKTHSYNTP